The nucleotide sequence CCCTGATGGATCTGCAGCTGAGCCATGGAAGCTTTGCAGCATGCAGCAAGTGGAAGAAGTGAAATGCTTGATGAGGGTGTTACCTATTTGGTTCTCAGCAATTTTGTACTATTTAGTTATTGTTCAGCAGCACACTATTCTCGTGTTCCAAGCACTTCAATCAGATAGAAGAGTTGGCCACACCAACTTCAAGATCCCAGCTGCATCTTACTATGTTTTCCTCATGTTGTGTATGACTCTCTGGTTGCCAATCTATGACCGGATATTAGTCCCTTTAATGCGCCGAGTTACCGGAAAAGAAGCCGGCATCACGCTCCTTCAGAGGATGGGAATCGGCATATTCCTCGCTATACTTAGCATGATTGTGTCTGCTTTTGTTGAAGGACATAGAAGAAGCCTAGCTCTAAGCAGTCCTATAGGAATGCAGCCCAGAAAAGGCGCGATTTCATCCATGTCAGCACTTGTTTTGATTCCTCAATTGGCATTAGCAGGGCTATCTGAATCGTTCACTGCTGTTGGACAAGTTGAATTTTACTATAAGCAGTTCCCTGAGAACATGAGAAGCATTGGACAATCACTATTCTATTGTGGCATGGCAGGGTCAAGTTACTTGAGCACTCTGTTGATCTCAATTGTTCATAAAACCACGGCCAAATCGGCCACTGGCAATTGGTTGCCGGAGGATCTTAACAAGGGCAGATTGGACTACTTCTATTTCATGATTGCAGCTCTAGAAGTCATGAATTTGGGGTACTTTTTGATGTGTTCAAGATGGTACAAATACAAAGGAAATAATGATAGTTATAGTAATAATAGTAGCATTGAACTTAATGGAATAACTAAAACTTCTGAAACATCAATTAATGGTGTTTAATTATGACTCAAGTCAATAAGACACTGTAATATTATTGATATTGTACTATTGGATTATCTTAATACTTTGGTGCACTATAGCGTTATTATAGTGTAGTGTAGAGAGCTGTACTGTTTTGTTTGATTCCGTTTAGAGAGATCGTTTTCACTAGAATAACACTTCAGAATAATATAAGATTTAATATTTTCACTTCAGAACAACACTTCTGAAATGCCAAAAGATGAAAAGgtggaggaagaggttgatattgctGATCGAAGCTGTTTTCAAAGATGGCTCCTGAATTTTCAACTAAAAGCTCCATTATTAGATTACACTAAAGTTGTTACCACTAAAAAGACAGCAGGGTACTACTTTTGCATTCCTGAACTGTGTGAAGTTGGAGGAAGAGTCATGCTTTACCATTTTGAAGGATGCCATTGTTAGGGCTGAAGCACAACAACCATCACCAAGATTAGAAGAAAGCAAAAATGAAGAATTCATTGTTGTTGATTATGGTGATGGTTTTCTTAGTGAGCATGACGTCAGTGTTGGCAAGGTTTGTTATTTCTTGCCAATTAGAGGAAATAAACTTGATGACTTGTTCCATCATTGCTCTTCACAAAATTCCATCAGCATTCAATTGCCACTAAGCAACAAAGTCCCTCACATGTGGTGATAAATAACACTTCAGAATAATATAAGATTTGTGCCTCTAGTGAAAACAATCCTTCTAAACGGAATCAAACAAAACAGTACAACTCTTTACACTACACTGATAATAATGCTATAATGCACCACAGTATTAAGATAATGCAATAAtacaatattaataatattatagtCTTATTGACTTGAGTCATAATTAAACACCATTAATTGATGTTTCAGAAGTTTCAGTTACTCCATTAAGTTCAATGctactattattattataactATCGTTATTTCCTTTGTATTTGTACCATCTTGAACACATCAAAAAGTACCCCAAATTCATGACTTCTAGAACTGCAATCATGAAATAGAAGTAGTCCAATCTACCCTTGTTAAGATCCTCCGGCAACCAATTGCCAGTGGCCGATTTGGCCGTGGTTTTATGAACAATTGAGATCAACAGAGTGCTCAAGTAACTTGATCCTGCCATGCCACAATAGAATAGTGATTGTCCAATGCTTCTCATGTTCTCCGGGAACTGCTTATAGTAAAATTCAACTTGTCCAACAGCAGTGAACGATTCAGATAGCCCTGCTAGTGCCAATTGAGGAATCAAAACAAGTGCTGACATCGATGAAATCGCGCCTTTTCTTGGCTGCATTCCTATAGGACTGCTTAGAGCTAGGCTTCTTCTATGTCCTTCAACAAAAGCAGACACTATCATGCTAAGTATAGCGAGGAATATGCCGATTCCCATCCTCTGAAGGAGCGTGATGCCGGCTTCTTTTCCCGTAACTCGGCGCATCAAAGGGACTAATATCCGGTCATAGATTGGCAACCAGAGAGTCATACACAACATGAGGAAAACATAGTAAGATGCAGCTGGGATCTTGAAGTTGGTGTGGCCAACTCTTCTATCTGATTGAAGTGCTTGGAACACAAGAATAGTGTGCTGCTGAACAATAACTAAATGGTACAAAATTGCTGAGAACCAAATAGGTAACACCCTCACCAAGCATTTCACTTCTTCCACTTGCTGCATGCTACAAAGCTTCCATGGTTCAGCTGCAGATCCATCAGGATTTATTTTATCTTGTGGGGTCATAATTGCAGCTTTGTCCAGTGCCCTGTTCATTGTAACGTTTATTTTTTCATTATCATATTAGATCACCTCAGAATATAAAGTATATCATGATggaatcttttttttattttacttttggcCTTTGGCTGGGGCGGGGGAGGGCTCATTACATTAAGTAATCTAATTTGTGCTGGtttgaattgattttttttaaaaaaataaatgacttTTGTCTATAAAAAAAACttcttagaaaataaatttttttttcaaaaatcaatctaAACTTAAAACTTTATTTGATCAAAATCTAATGGCAAAATTATTCACAGTTGAAAAACCTAAATGAAAGTTCTAAGGTCATGTTTGGTAATTGTCTCAACAGAAATATAAAGAcaaaaagaaacacaaaattgtttAAAACAGTTGATCGAACCAAAACCAAATATTTCCGTTTTAACTTTTAAGGTATAATTTGCCTGATTTTCTATGGACCTAAAAATTAAAAGACCAATTTTTTTATGTCTTTCATTTGGGTGGAAATTTATAGAACTTATCTTTTAAAGTaaatatcaaatatttaaaaaCGATTAGTTTTTATATactttataaattaaatattaaattttaatttttttaacaaattaaatacTAAACTTTAAGGGGCCATATCAATCACCAAATtgaaatagtaaaataaagaacagaaacagttttcttttctttcttctcatctTAATGACATTTCTCAAACAGAAGGTTAGAAGTGGTAGCAAAATCAAACACAAGATCTTGAAACATTACCTGAACTGATGAGTGTAAGGAAGCCTAGAGTTCAAAGACTTAGGTGGGACATAATTGAAGAGTGAAAGCATTGGATACTCTTTTTGAGGTAGTTTTTTGAGTCCCCTTTTCTTGATTGCAACCACTAAAACTTGCACAATACTAGTTATGGGGCTACCACTTGGTTGAACCTTCACATAAATCTTGGTACccaagaagaagaccacaactGAAAGAAGCATCAAAGCCGCAGGGATTCCAAGACCAAGGGCCCAACTCACATTTGATTGAACATACACAATTAGTGTGAGGGACACCATTTGTGCAAAGGTGAAGGTGAAGAAGTACCAATTGAAGAAGCTGTTGACGCCTTTTTTTCCTGATTCAGTGTTTGGATTGAATTGATCTGCACCAAATGCTAAGTTACATGGTCTAACACCGGCTGCACCAATCAGAAGAAGGCCGAATCCGCAGAGAAGAAACGCCATTTGACCCGCTGTTGGACCCTTGCATGTGCTGCTCTCATTTCCACATTCTGGTGGATGAAGATTCTTGAATGCTGCTGTTAGTTGAATCACAAGCAAGCCCTGTTTTCATGCACATACAGCAACATCATCAACACATATTTCATAGGTTCATATGTGTGATGTAATAAGGATGCATCGTATAAttaaagatatatttttattaattatttttatataatattatatataaaaggaAATTACCGCTTAATAACTAAAGAATTTTTAAGAActacaatttgaaaaaaaaaaatcagatttgGTTTTCCACGATAACATTTTAAAGTTATTTTCCAAACTTGTATGAAagaatcaaaattcaaataaaattatgaGGAGTGTTAGAGGTAagtaaattttgtgatttgtagtcatcaattagttattattagaGTTTTTAATCGTGTGAGATTTCATTCAATGGTATAAAATTACTCACTTTTAttgactaaattttaataaaagtattgTCCTTAGACTTTCTCTAAAATTATTTCAATTGTTCTCAATGTTTTATTAGATAAATATGTGTAGTAATAATAAACATTacaaaattagtttttattaatatttgacgaattttttaaaaaagagtttGTGTTGTCTCAAATAATGATGTCAGGGTTATGCTGCCTCTATTATTTTGTTAAAAGTAGCATTTTCTGTTATgtgaataaataaatattaaattgggtgttttttttttttaatcaaaaataAGAGACTCAAAcctgcaacctcttaattgagtatggaaagactatgcgatttgaactataactcattgacTTAAATTAGGTGTTTACTCTAATAAATATGAGATAATTAATATGTTAAATACTTTGTTTTCCTAATAAAAGGTCTTGACATTCAAggttttaaattctattttcaaTATATTTTTCTATATTCAATAATTGTCCTTAAGAAAAGGCATACAGACATAGGGAAACAAATATTGATAATggttaaaaaaattatacaaataaaaaaaaatactccTCATAAGAAACTTTAATTAATAGAATAAAGTtacattcatttttttaatttaaaacaaaaatattatttatacattaaaataaattattaaaattagtcacAATATATTTACATATAATNNNNNNNNNNNNNNNNNNNNNNNNNNNNNNNNNNNNNNNNNNNNNNNNNNNNNNNNNNNNNNNNNNNNNNNNNNNNNNNNNNNNNNNNNNNNNNNNNNNNNNNNNNNNNNNNNNNNNNNNNNNNNNNNNNNNNNNNNNNNNNNNNNNNNNNNNNNNNNNNNNNNNNNNNNNNNNNNNNNNNAAATAATGATATAGTTAAGAACCCAATTTATTATAAAAGTGTAACGACTGTTTTGACTTATTAGTTAATATTTATTAGTCATactaattaattcaaaattataaaaagaataaTCATGAGTCAAAAAGTGTCTGTATACGAAGCATTTGCTGCATCTGTATGCGGAATAATTTTAATATGTCGCTAGGGAGCCAATAAAATacttgtacaatgtgtacaatggattaTTTATTTAGTCAAATATGAGTTAAAAATGAACATCCAACGTAAAATATTACTAATTTCTCAATCACAATACACATAtcctatccagaataaccatccgagtactagaGATAATAAATATCTGATATCCTACTGAATCGAACATCCCTAAACCCCCATTGTACTGCATATTGTACAGATACTCCATTGGCTCCCTGTACTTCCTCTTTTAATATAgatgttattttaaaaaaaagttcatatattaaataattagatTGGTTAATATTCATTATAAGAAAAATACTAATTATCGTCAGTTTTATCGTCAGATTTAGCGTTGCACACTAGCATCAGTTAAACTGACAGTTTTAATGTGAAATTTGTTTCGTCAAATCGTTATTGGTGGATTTCCGATTCCGACCATAAATTCGTCGGTAATCCTTAGAGGGAAAACGGGGGAAATAAGCGTGAAATCTAGTGTGGGATTTACCGTTGAAACAATCTGTCCGTAAACCTATTTTAGTAAAACGCTGCATTTTGGTCACCCGTAACgagttaccgtcggatttattcgccgataaatccgacggtaataagCCCTAAAATTCAAAGAACGAACTCCTCTCCTCTTTCAATTCGAAACGCAGCCGCCTCTCTTCTCACCATTGACGAGCGCCATTCTTCGCGACGGCAGCTTCTTCCCCTCGTCCAGCACGCTTCGTCCGCCGCCAAGTTCGTCATCCTCCGCCAGGTCCAAGTTAAAATTTGATTTAGCattttttataacattttttgttattgttattccctTTTGATATTGGTTCATATGGTACTATACATTTATACATATATTATGGGTTTCTTAAGAGAATTTTATAAATTTGCTAACGCTTGCCGCAATAGATTTATACTTAAGGTTATATAGATGGATTTAGTTTATTTACCATGTGGTTGAAGATTTGTTTTTTGCTGCATATATTAACAATGATACGTAATACTTCTCATTAGAAATCTTTGCAAGCTTCTCTTCAGTTAACatgtaaattttatatttttatgtagtTTCTTTATCTCACTTGTAGCAACTTAGTGATGTTAATGTTAAGTTTTTTCCTGTAATCTACCATGACTTGATCTAATGAAAATTTGTGATATTCTAGACTGGCTATGAATTTGTGACATTACATATTATTTTATCAGAGTGTGAATTACTGTAGACTCATATTTCACTTATTGATATATATACAATTTACATAGCATTTAGATTTTATACAATATTTAGATTTAATTGATATAACACTCCAATAAGGTGATGATTTTACTTTAGCATGACGTGAATAAAGATGTCTTGTTGAATTTAATTCATATGAAATTAGTTGAGTATTGAATGATGCTGGGGATTGAGATTAGTTGGATTTGTAGAAACTGTAAAGGTGGATATACGTCTAATTTAAAGGGAGGTTATGTCCAATTTTTTTGGAGAGTTTTGTTGAACGATTCGTGTAGTATATATGTTGATTAGTGTTAATAATATATTCTTTTTGCAAACATGATGAGTGGTAGTAGAAGTAGATCGAGTGGATCTCGTGGTCGTGGTAGAGGGAGGATTTTAACCGAATCTCCAGGGACTGTTCAGTTATTGCCCTTTATCCCGACTACCTCATCGACCCCTGTGACGTCACAGGCTGGTCCAGCAGACTACCAGTTCATCATGGTCAGAAATCCGAACTATGTGCCTCCTTCTGCTACGCCCCCTACAAATCCAGCGACAGATACTGTAGTGGGTGAGACCTCCAGTGCCTCCAGCAGGATGTCCCACTACTAGCACCCGTCATCCGGTTGAGGATTTGGCTCAATGGTATGCAGGCATGAGtacatataattttttaattttaagtttgttaatcTTAAGTTTATGTGTTTATATGTGTTTGTTAATGTTAGATTTTTTCTCTGACAAGTTTGTACCAAACAACAACGCTTGCACACAGGAGATCTCCGAGGTCATTGAGTCAATGTACGACCACCCGTGGTCGAGCTACACGAAGATCCTAGCTGAGACTAGAGAGAAATGGTTTCAGAAGTGGGTG is from Arachis ipaensis cultivar K30076 chromosome B01, Araip1.1, whole genome shotgun sequence and encodes:
- the LOC107610875 gene encoding protein NRT1/ PTR FAMILY 2.11-like encodes the protein MAFLLCGFGLLLIGAAGVRPCNLAFGADQFNPNTESGKKGVNSFFNWYFFTFTFAQMVSLTLIVYVQSNVSWALGLGIPAALMLLSVVVFFLGTKIYVKVQPSGSPITSIVQVLVVAIKKRGLKKLPQKEYPMLSLFNYVPPKSLNSRLPYTHQFRALDKAAIMTPQDKINPDGSAAEPWKLCSMQQVEEVKCLVRVLPIWFSAILYHLVIVQQHTILVFQALQSDRRVGHTNFKIPAASYYVFLMLCMTLWLPIYDRILVPLMRRVTGKEAGITLLQRMGIGIFLAILSMIVSAFVEGHRRSLALSSPIGMQPRKGAISSMSALVLIPQLALAGLSESFTAVGQVEFYYKQFPENMRSIGQSLFYCGMAGSSYLSTLLISIVHKTTAKSATGNWLPEDLNKGRLDYFYFMIAVLEVMNLGYFLMCSRWYKYKGNNDSYNNNSSIELNGVTETSETSINGV